In Hippoglossus hippoglossus isolate fHipHip1 chromosome 24, fHipHip1.pri, whole genome shotgun sequence, a single genomic region encodes these proteins:
- the xrn2 gene encoding 5'-3' exoribonuclease 2 isoform X1 — MGVPAFFRWLSRKYASIIVHCVEEKGKECNGVRIPVDTTKPNPNEVEFDNLYLDMNGIIHPCTHPEDKPAPKNEDEMMVAIFEYIDRLFNIVRPRRVLYMAIDGVAPRAKMNQQRSRRFRASKEGVELTDEKNRMREEIIERGGYLPAEEIKERFDSNCITPGTEFMDNLAQCLRYYVADRLSNDPGWKNVTVILSDASVPGEGEHKIMDYIRKQRAQPHHDPNTHHCLCGADADLIMLGLATHEPNFTIIREEFKPNKPRPCALCNQMGHEIKDCQGAAREKQGQHDEFADTMPTSEQEFIFIRLCVLREYLARELTMASLPFPFDFERSVDDWVFMCFFVGNDFLPHLPSLEIREGAIDRLVGIYKDVVQKTGGYLTENGYVKLDRVELIMQAVGVAEDNIFKKRKEDDEGFKRRMKEKRKRMKAEKRGPAYLTTGQFAPQALGRRDRPDAVQNARHQAYDMRMQPNKDAAQSLKAMMKNGGNSSAGPSDGDGRGVKRKAEDSDSEPEPEDDVRLWEDGWKQRYYKTKFDVDVSDDDFRKRVVKSYVEGLCWVLRYYYQGCASWKWYFPFHYAPFASDFKDIKDMFKDFENDTKPFKPLEQLMGVFPAASGNFLPQTWRNLMSSPDSSIIDFYPDDFAIDLNGKKYAWQGVALLPFVDERRLRAALADVYPDLTPEEVKRNSLGSDVLFLSKSHPLFDFIHELYRTEVQGGTEIPAELCHGIQGELNLDDNPILPDSTVTSPIPTLRDISVNSSIGVKFKDPQFAADFVFKAVLLPEAKMPNKVLKPGDWERGNREPWRPQLGFNQNRQQAHLDQSSFRSLGHSMNRNQRGGGQYSSAAPPNSYQGNYRAPHSGGHQPFQHSRQNSLLGAPPSSYQSQYPRNQQQQQQQQSYGGGGGHGWDRTMQSQQSAYQQNMNRGRGGGGGGGTGGSSSQGSYQQRYDNRREDWNDRRDDRRDDRRDNWGGQQQQQQQGQGSGRGYPPPPPARRQNWN, encoded by the exons GGGAAAGAATGTAACGGCGTCCGTATTCCTGTGGACACGACCAAGCCCAACCCCAATGAGGTGGAATTTGACAACTTGTACTTGGACATGAACGGGATCATTCACCCATGTACACATCCAGAAGACAA ACCTGCTCCCAAaaatgaagatgagatgatggTCGCCATTTTCGAGTACATCGACCGCCTGTTTAATATCGTGCGGCCCCGGAGAGTTCTTTACATGGCCATCGATGGAGTG GCTCCACGTGCCAAAATGAACCAGCAGCGCTCTCGGCGTTTCCGTGCCTCCAAAGAAGGAGTGGAGTTGACCGATGAGAAGAATCGCATGAGGGAGGAGATCATcgagagag GTGGTTATCTTCCAGCTGAGGAGATTAAGGAGAGATTTGACAGCAACTGCATCACCCCA GGAACAGAGTTCATGGACAACCTGGCGCAGTGTCTCCGATACTACGTCGCAGACAGACTCAGCAATGATCCAGGATGGAAGAACGTCACA gtcaTCTTGTCTGATGCCAGTGTTCCAGGCGAAGGTGAACACAAGATTATGGACTACATCAGGAAACAGAGAG CTCAACCCCACCACGACCCCAACACACACCACTGCCTGTGTGGAGCCGATG CTGACCTGATTATGTTGGGCCTGGCCACACACGAGCCAAACTTCACCATCATCAGAGAGGAGTTCAAACCCAACAAGCCGCGGCCCTGTGCACTCTGCAATCAGATGGGACACGAAATCAAAGACTGTCAGGGGGCGGCCAGAGAGAAACAGGGACAG CACGATGAGTTCGCTGACACTATGCCGACGTCTGAGCAggagttcatcttcatcagactGTGTGTGCTGCGGGAG TACCTCGCCAGAGAGCTGACCATGGCCAGCCTGCCATTTCCCTTCGACTTTGAGAGGAGCGTCGACGACTGGGTTTTCATGTGCTTCTTTGTTGGTAACGACTTTCTGCCTCATCTGCCGTCCTTAGAAATCAG GGAGGGAGCAATAGATCGGCTGGTCGGCATCTACAAAGACGTTGTGCAAAAAACAGGA GGCTACCTGACGGAGAACGGCTATGTCAAGCTGGACCGAGTAGAGCTGATCATGCAGGCGGTTGGCGTTGCCGAGGACAACATCTTCAAGAAGCGCAAGGAGGACGAT GAAGGCTTCAAGagaagaatgaaagagaaacgAAAGAGGATGAAG GCGGAGAAGCGCGGTCCCGCCTACCTGACCACTGGTCAGTTTGCCCCACAGGCCCTGGGGCGAAGAGACCGACCTGATGCCGTCCAAAACGCACGCCACCAGGCCTACGACATGAGAATGCAACCCAACAAG gATGCTGCTCAGTCTCTGAAGGCCATGATGAAGAATGGAGGCAAC TCTTCTGCAGGACCCAGTGACGGAGACGGCAGGGGAGTGAAGAGGAAAGCCGAGGACAGCGACAGCGAGCCGGAGCCTGAAGACGACGTCAG GTTGTGGGAGGACGGCTGGAAGCAGAGATACTACAAGACCAAGTTCGACGTGGACGTTTCAGATGACGATTTCAGgaagagggtggtgaagtcGTACGTGGAGGGTCTCTGCTGGGTGCTGCGCTATTACTACCAG GGCTGTGCCTCCTGGAAGTGGTACTTCCCCTTCCATTACGCCCCGTTCGCCTCCGACTTCAAAGACATCAAAGATATGTTTAAGGATTTCGAGAACGACACCAAACCG TTTAAGCCACTGGAACAACTGATGGGAGTGTTTCCTGCTGCCAGCGGCAACTTCCTGCCTCAGACATGGCGGAACCTCATGAGCAGCCCG GATTCTTCCATCATTGACTTCTACCCCGACGACTTCGCCATTGATCTCAACGGCAAGAAATACGCTTGGCAAG GTGTGGCCTTGTTACCTTTTGTGGATGAACGTCGGTTGAGGGCGGCTCTGGCTGACGTCTACCCAGACCTCACACCCGAGGAAG TGAAAAGAAACAGTCTGGGAAGCGACGTGTTGTTTCTCAGCAAATCTCACCCGCTGTTCGACTTCATCCATGAACTCTACCGCACTGAAGTTCAGGGG GGCACTGAGATCCCTGCAGAGCTGTGTCATGGGATCCAAGGTGAATTAAATCTTGATGACAACCCGATTCTCCCAGATAG CACAGTGACGTCGCCCATCCCGACGCTGCGGGACATTTCAGTGAACAGCTCGATCGG AGTGAAGTTCAAGGATCCGCAGTTCGCAGCTGACTTCGTGTTCAAGGCGGTTCTCCTGCCTGAAGCCAA GATGCCCAATAAGGTCCTGAAACCAGGCGACtgggagagaggaaacagggaaCCATGGCGACCGCAGCTCGGCTTCAACCAAAACAGGCAGCAGGCTCACCTGGACCAGTCGTCCTTCAGATCTCTGGG TCACAGCATGAACAGAAACCAGCGCGGTGGAGGACAGTACAGCAGCGCGGCGCCACCCAACAGCTACCAAGGAAACTACCGTGCTCCACACAGCGGCGGCCATCAGCCTTTCCAAc ATTCCAGGCAGAACAGTTTGCTGGGAGCGCCTCCCTCCTCGTACCAGTCCCAGTATCCAAG gaaccagcagcagcagcagcagcagcagtcgtaCGGGGGAGGCGGGGGTCATGGCTGGGATCGGACCATGCAATCGCAGCAGTCGGCGTATCAGCAGAACATGAACCGCGGGCGGGGAG gcggcggcggcggtggaaccggcggcagcagcagccagggcAGCTACCAGCAGCGCTACGATAATCGCAGAGAGGACTGGAACGATCGCAGGGACGATCGTAGGGACGATCGCAGGGACAACTGGGggggacagcagcagcagcagcagcag
- the xrn2 gene encoding 5'-3' exoribonuclease 2 isoform X2, with translation MGVPAFFRWLSRKYASIIVHCVEEKGKECNGVRIPVDTTKPNPNEVEFDNLYLDMNGIIHPCTHPEDKPAPKNEDEMMVAIFEYIDRLFNIVRPRRVLYMAIDGVAPRAKMNQQRSRRFRASKEGVELTDEKNRMREEIIERGGYLPAEEIKERFDSNCITPGTEFMDNLAQCLRYYVADRLSNDPGWKNVTVILSDASVPGEGEHKIMDYIRKQRAQPHHDPNTHHCLCGADADLIMLGLATHEPNFTIIREEFKPNKPRPCALCNQMGHEIKDCQGAAREKQGQHDEFADTMPTSEQEFIFIRLCVLREYLARELTMASLPFPFDFERSVDDWVFMCFFVGNDFLPHLPSLEIREGAIDRLVGIYKDVVQKTGGYLTENGYVKLDRVELIMQAVGVAEDNIFKKRKEDDEGFKRRMKEKRKRMKAEKRGPAYLTTGQFAPQALGRRDRPDAVQNARHQAYDMRMQPNKDAAQSLKAMMKNGGNSSAGPSDGDGRGVKRKAEDSDSEPEPEDDVRLWEDGWKQRYYKTKFDVDVSDDDFRKRVVKSYVEGLCWVLRYYYQGCASWKWYFPFHYAPFASDFKDIKDMFKDFENDTKPFKPLEQLMGVFPAASGNFLPQTWRNLMSSPDSSIIDFYPDDFAIDLNGKKYAWQGVALLPFVDERRLRAALADVYPDLTPEEVKRNSLGSDVLFLSKSHPLFDFIHELYRTEVQGGTEIPAELCHGIQGELNLDDNPILPDSTVTSPIPTLRDISVNSSIGVKFKDPQFAADFVFKAVLLPEAKMPNKVLKPGDWERGNREPWRPQLGFNQNRQQAHLDQSSFRSLGHSMNRNQRGGGQYSSAAPPNSYQGNYRAPHSGGHQPFQHSRQNSLLGAPPSSYQSQYPRNQQQQQQQQSYGGGGGHGWDRTMQSQQSAYQQNMNRGRGGGGGTGGSSSQGSYQQRYDNRREDWNDRRDDRRDDRRDNWGGQQQQQQQGQGSGRGYPPPPPARRQNWN, from the exons GGGAAAGAATGTAACGGCGTCCGTATTCCTGTGGACACGACCAAGCCCAACCCCAATGAGGTGGAATTTGACAACTTGTACTTGGACATGAACGGGATCATTCACCCATGTACACATCCAGAAGACAA ACCTGCTCCCAAaaatgaagatgagatgatggTCGCCATTTTCGAGTACATCGACCGCCTGTTTAATATCGTGCGGCCCCGGAGAGTTCTTTACATGGCCATCGATGGAGTG GCTCCACGTGCCAAAATGAACCAGCAGCGCTCTCGGCGTTTCCGTGCCTCCAAAGAAGGAGTGGAGTTGACCGATGAGAAGAATCGCATGAGGGAGGAGATCATcgagagag GTGGTTATCTTCCAGCTGAGGAGATTAAGGAGAGATTTGACAGCAACTGCATCACCCCA GGAACAGAGTTCATGGACAACCTGGCGCAGTGTCTCCGATACTACGTCGCAGACAGACTCAGCAATGATCCAGGATGGAAGAACGTCACA gtcaTCTTGTCTGATGCCAGTGTTCCAGGCGAAGGTGAACACAAGATTATGGACTACATCAGGAAACAGAGAG CTCAACCCCACCACGACCCCAACACACACCACTGCCTGTGTGGAGCCGATG CTGACCTGATTATGTTGGGCCTGGCCACACACGAGCCAAACTTCACCATCATCAGAGAGGAGTTCAAACCCAACAAGCCGCGGCCCTGTGCACTCTGCAATCAGATGGGACACGAAATCAAAGACTGTCAGGGGGCGGCCAGAGAGAAACAGGGACAG CACGATGAGTTCGCTGACACTATGCCGACGTCTGAGCAggagttcatcttcatcagactGTGTGTGCTGCGGGAG TACCTCGCCAGAGAGCTGACCATGGCCAGCCTGCCATTTCCCTTCGACTTTGAGAGGAGCGTCGACGACTGGGTTTTCATGTGCTTCTTTGTTGGTAACGACTTTCTGCCTCATCTGCCGTCCTTAGAAATCAG GGAGGGAGCAATAGATCGGCTGGTCGGCATCTACAAAGACGTTGTGCAAAAAACAGGA GGCTACCTGACGGAGAACGGCTATGTCAAGCTGGACCGAGTAGAGCTGATCATGCAGGCGGTTGGCGTTGCCGAGGACAACATCTTCAAGAAGCGCAAGGAGGACGAT GAAGGCTTCAAGagaagaatgaaagagaaacgAAAGAGGATGAAG GCGGAGAAGCGCGGTCCCGCCTACCTGACCACTGGTCAGTTTGCCCCACAGGCCCTGGGGCGAAGAGACCGACCTGATGCCGTCCAAAACGCACGCCACCAGGCCTACGACATGAGAATGCAACCCAACAAG gATGCTGCTCAGTCTCTGAAGGCCATGATGAAGAATGGAGGCAAC TCTTCTGCAGGACCCAGTGACGGAGACGGCAGGGGAGTGAAGAGGAAAGCCGAGGACAGCGACAGCGAGCCGGAGCCTGAAGACGACGTCAG GTTGTGGGAGGACGGCTGGAAGCAGAGATACTACAAGACCAAGTTCGACGTGGACGTTTCAGATGACGATTTCAGgaagagggtggtgaagtcGTACGTGGAGGGTCTCTGCTGGGTGCTGCGCTATTACTACCAG GGCTGTGCCTCCTGGAAGTGGTACTTCCCCTTCCATTACGCCCCGTTCGCCTCCGACTTCAAAGACATCAAAGATATGTTTAAGGATTTCGAGAACGACACCAAACCG TTTAAGCCACTGGAACAACTGATGGGAGTGTTTCCTGCTGCCAGCGGCAACTTCCTGCCTCAGACATGGCGGAACCTCATGAGCAGCCCG GATTCTTCCATCATTGACTTCTACCCCGACGACTTCGCCATTGATCTCAACGGCAAGAAATACGCTTGGCAAG GTGTGGCCTTGTTACCTTTTGTGGATGAACGTCGGTTGAGGGCGGCTCTGGCTGACGTCTACCCAGACCTCACACCCGAGGAAG TGAAAAGAAACAGTCTGGGAAGCGACGTGTTGTTTCTCAGCAAATCTCACCCGCTGTTCGACTTCATCCATGAACTCTACCGCACTGAAGTTCAGGGG GGCACTGAGATCCCTGCAGAGCTGTGTCATGGGATCCAAGGTGAATTAAATCTTGATGACAACCCGATTCTCCCAGATAG CACAGTGACGTCGCCCATCCCGACGCTGCGGGACATTTCAGTGAACAGCTCGATCGG AGTGAAGTTCAAGGATCCGCAGTTCGCAGCTGACTTCGTGTTCAAGGCGGTTCTCCTGCCTGAAGCCAA GATGCCCAATAAGGTCCTGAAACCAGGCGACtgggagagaggaaacagggaaCCATGGCGACCGCAGCTCGGCTTCAACCAAAACAGGCAGCAGGCTCACCTGGACCAGTCGTCCTTCAGATCTCTGGG TCACAGCATGAACAGAAACCAGCGCGGTGGAGGACAGTACAGCAGCGCGGCGCCACCCAACAGCTACCAAGGAAACTACCGTGCTCCACACAGCGGCGGCCATCAGCCTTTCCAAc ATTCCAGGCAGAACAGTTTGCTGGGAGCGCCTCCCTCCTCGTACCAGTCCCAGTATCCAAG gaaccagcagcagcagcagcagcagcagtcgtaCGGGGGAGGCGGGGGTCATGGCTGGGATCGGACCATGCAATCGCAGCAGTCGGCGTATCAGCAGAACATGAACCGCGGGCGG ggcggcggcggtggaaccggcggcagcagcagccagggcAGCTACCAGCAGCGCTACGATAATCGCAGAGAGGACTGGAACGATCGCAGGGACGATCGTAGGGACGATCGCAGGGACAACTGGGggggacagcagcagcagcagcagcag
- the xrn2 gene encoding 5'-3' exoribonuclease 2 isoform X3 produces MGVPAFFRWLSRKYASIIVHCVEEKGKECNGVRIPVDTTKPNPNEVEFDNLYLDMNGIIHPCTHPEDKPAPKNEDEMMVAIFEYIDRLFNIVRPRRVLYMAIDGVAPRAKMNQQRSRRFRASKEGVELTDEKNRMREEIIERGGYLPAEEIKERFDSNCITPGTEFMDNLAQCLRYYVADRLSNDPGWKNVTVILSDASVPGEGEHKIMDYIRKQRAQPHHDPNTHHCLCGADADLIMLGLATHEPNFTIIREEFKPNKPRPCALCNQMGHEIKDCQGAAREKQGQHDEFADTMPTSEQEFIFIRLCVLREYLARELTMASLPFPFDFERSVDDWVFMCFFVGNDFLPHLPSLEIREGAIDRLVGIYKDVVQKTGGYLTENGYVKLDRVELIMQAVGVAEDNIFKKRKEDDEGFKRRMKEKRKRMKAEKRGPAYLTTGQFAPQALGRRDRPDAVQNARHQAYDMRMQPNKDAAQSLKAMMKNGGNSSAGPSDGDGRGVKRKAEDSDSEPEPEDDVRLWEDGWKQRYYKTKFDVDVSDDDFRKRVVKSYVEGLCWVLRYYYQGCASWKWYFPFHYAPFASDFKDIKDMFKDFENDTKPFKPLEQLMGVFPAASGNFLPQTWRNLMSSPDSSIIDFYPDDFAIDLNGKKYAWQGVALLPFVDERRLRAALADVYPDLTPEEVKRNSLGSDVLFLSKSHPLFDFIHELYRTEVQGGTEIPAELCHGIQGELNLDDNPILPDSTVTSPIPTLRDISVNSSIGVKFKDPQFAADFVFKAVLLPEAKMPNKVLKPGDWERGNREPWRPQLGFNQNRQQAHLDQSSFRSLGHSMNRNQRGGGQYSSAAPPNSYQGNYRAPHSGGHQPFQHSRQNSLLGAPPSSYQSQYPRNQQQQQQQQSYGGGGGHGWDRTMQSQQSAYQQNMNRGRGGGGTGGSSSQGSYQQRYDNRREDWNDRRDDRRDDRRDNWGGQQQQQQQGQGSGRGYPPPPPARRQNWN; encoded by the exons GGGAAAGAATGTAACGGCGTCCGTATTCCTGTGGACACGACCAAGCCCAACCCCAATGAGGTGGAATTTGACAACTTGTACTTGGACATGAACGGGATCATTCACCCATGTACACATCCAGAAGACAA ACCTGCTCCCAAaaatgaagatgagatgatggTCGCCATTTTCGAGTACATCGACCGCCTGTTTAATATCGTGCGGCCCCGGAGAGTTCTTTACATGGCCATCGATGGAGTG GCTCCACGTGCCAAAATGAACCAGCAGCGCTCTCGGCGTTTCCGTGCCTCCAAAGAAGGAGTGGAGTTGACCGATGAGAAGAATCGCATGAGGGAGGAGATCATcgagagag GTGGTTATCTTCCAGCTGAGGAGATTAAGGAGAGATTTGACAGCAACTGCATCACCCCA GGAACAGAGTTCATGGACAACCTGGCGCAGTGTCTCCGATACTACGTCGCAGACAGACTCAGCAATGATCCAGGATGGAAGAACGTCACA gtcaTCTTGTCTGATGCCAGTGTTCCAGGCGAAGGTGAACACAAGATTATGGACTACATCAGGAAACAGAGAG CTCAACCCCACCACGACCCCAACACACACCACTGCCTGTGTGGAGCCGATG CTGACCTGATTATGTTGGGCCTGGCCACACACGAGCCAAACTTCACCATCATCAGAGAGGAGTTCAAACCCAACAAGCCGCGGCCCTGTGCACTCTGCAATCAGATGGGACACGAAATCAAAGACTGTCAGGGGGCGGCCAGAGAGAAACAGGGACAG CACGATGAGTTCGCTGACACTATGCCGACGTCTGAGCAggagttcatcttcatcagactGTGTGTGCTGCGGGAG TACCTCGCCAGAGAGCTGACCATGGCCAGCCTGCCATTTCCCTTCGACTTTGAGAGGAGCGTCGACGACTGGGTTTTCATGTGCTTCTTTGTTGGTAACGACTTTCTGCCTCATCTGCCGTCCTTAGAAATCAG GGAGGGAGCAATAGATCGGCTGGTCGGCATCTACAAAGACGTTGTGCAAAAAACAGGA GGCTACCTGACGGAGAACGGCTATGTCAAGCTGGACCGAGTAGAGCTGATCATGCAGGCGGTTGGCGTTGCCGAGGACAACATCTTCAAGAAGCGCAAGGAGGACGAT GAAGGCTTCAAGagaagaatgaaagagaaacgAAAGAGGATGAAG GCGGAGAAGCGCGGTCCCGCCTACCTGACCACTGGTCAGTTTGCCCCACAGGCCCTGGGGCGAAGAGACCGACCTGATGCCGTCCAAAACGCACGCCACCAGGCCTACGACATGAGAATGCAACCCAACAAG gATGCTGCTCAGTCTCTGAAGGCCATGATGAAGAATGGAGGCAAC TCTTCTGCAGGACCCAGTGACGGAGACGGCAGGGGAGTGAAGAGGAAAGCCGAGGACAGCGACAGCGAGCCGGAGCCTGAAGACGACGTCAG GTTGTGGGAGGACGGCTGGAAGCAGAGATACTACAAGACCAAGTTCGACGTGGACGTTTCAGATGACGATTTCAGgaagagggtggtgaagtcGTACGTGGAGGGTCTCTGCTGGGTGCTGCGCTATTACTACCAG GGCTGTGCCTCCTGGAAGTGGTACTTCCCCTTCCATTACGCCCCGTTCGCCTCCGACTTCAAAGACATCAAAGATATGTTTAAGGATTTCGAGAACGACACCAAACCG TTTAAGCCACTGGAACAACTGATGGGAGTGTTTCCTGCTGCCAGCGGCAACTTCCTGCCTCAGACATGGCGGAACCTCATGAGCAGCCCG GATTCTTCCATCATTGACTTCTACCCCGACGACTTCGCCATTGATCTCAACGGCAAGAAATACGCTTGGCAAG GTGTGGCCTTGTTACCTTTTGTGGATGAACGTCGGTTGAGGGCGGCTCTGGCTGACGTCTACCCAGACCTCACACCCGAGGAAG TGAAAAGAAACAGTCTGGGAAGCGACGTGTTGTTTCTCAGCAAATCTCACCCGCTGTTCGACTTCATCCATGAACTCTACCGCACTGAAGTTCAGGGG GGCACTGAGATCCCTGCAGAGCTGTGTCATGGGATCCAAGGTGAATTAAATCTTGATGACAACCCGATTCTCCCAGATAG CACAGTGACGTCGCCCATCCCGACGCTGCGGGACATTTCAGTGAACAGCTCGATCGG AGTGAAGTTCAAGGATCCGCAGTTCGCAGCTGACTTCGTGTTCAAGGCGGTTCTCCTGCCTGAAGCCAA GATGCCCAATAAGGTCCTGAAACCAGGCGACtgggagagaggaaacagggaaCCATGGCGACCGCAGCTCGGCTTCAACCAAAACAGGCAGCAGGCTCACCTGGACCAGTCGTCCTTCAGATCTCTGGG TCACAGCATGAACAGAAACCAGCGCGGTGGAGGACAGTACAGCAGCGCGGCGCCACCCAACAGCTACCAAGGAAACTACCGTGCTCCACACAGCGGCGGCCATCAGCCTTTCCAAc ATTCCAGGCAGAACAGTTTGCTGGGAGCGCCTCCCTCCTCGTACCAGTCCCAGTATCCAAG gaaccagcagcagcagcagcagcagcagtcgtaCGGGGGAGGCGGGGGTCATGGCTGGGATCGGACCATGCAATCGCAGCAGTCGGCGTATCAGCAGAACATGAACCGCGGGCGG ggcggcggtggaaccggcggcagcagcagccagggcAGCTACCAGCAGCGCTACGATAATCGCAGAGAGGACTGGAACGATCGCAGGGACGATCGTAGGGACGATCGCAGGGACAACTGGGggggacagcagcagcagcagcagcag